A stretch of Monomorium pharaonis isolate MP-MQ-018 chromosome 7, ASM1337386v2, whole genome shotgun sequence DNA encodes these proteins:
- the LOC105830989 gene encoding vesicular glutamate transporter 1 has protein sequence MSGFAAAGQIFDSFKIKASQKLSGFRGSTTGYEEFEASCEGSKDNRGFEDERGYSTQPSFESLPEPERPPLRHIDTYCMPVCPCLSARYTMAVLASLGFVISFGMRCNMGMAKIVMKNSTEGENNTVKFNWTVGVESALDSSFFWGYLVTQVPGGFLASLYPANRIFGTAIAISSFLNLLVPGALKVDPIIDMGVQVIKGLVEGVTYPACHGIWKYWAPPLERSRLATLAFCGSYAAMVIGMPLSGYLSSWFGWTASFYFYGLCGLIWYCIWLWLAFEKPSKHPCITARELRYIEDSLGQGQVQAPMPTLSNTPWRKFLTSMPVYAIIVANFCRSWNFYLLVLFQPRFMHEAFGMPLVETGVIGSLPHLLMTMIVPCGGLLADHLRKRGIMTTTNVRKVFNCGGFGMEALFFLVVAHATTSKNGTAATVALAIGVACSGFAISGFNVNHLDIAPRYASILMGMSNGIGTIAGLLVPFFVDNITEKKDPQSWRNVFIIAACVHIFGVTFYGIFCSGELQPWADPTLEEQKSWNPMDEFGQTKPPLPPPPKTMQSEFIKQPSRDGNITDNWNTYEQSPAENLYARQDNKAPVINYGSTEATNNPFHSTNPFASDVNTSFVQPPATDDYTHDITYNQQ, from the exons ATGTCCGGATTCGCAGCGGCGGGTCAAATCTTCGACTCCTTCAAGATAAAAGCGTCACAGAAATTATCCGG ATTCAGAGGAAGTACTACCGGTTATGAGGAGTTCGAAGCTTCGTGCGAGGGTAGCAAAGACAACAGGGGATTTGAGGATGAAAGAGGATACAGCACGCAGCCTTCGTTCGAATCGCTTCCGGAGCCAGAAAGACCACCATTACGGCATATCGATACTTATTGCATGCCAGTATGTCCATGTCTTTCAGCGAGGTACACTATGGCGGTACTAGCTAGTTTAG GATTTGTTATTTCGTTTGGTATGAGATGTAACATGGGCATGGCCAAGATAGTCATGAAAAACAGTACGGAAGGTGAAAATAATACTGTCAAATTTAACTGGACAGTTGGCGTGGAAAGCGCCCTTGATTCGTCATTTTTCTGGGGGTACCTGGTAACGCAAGTGCCCGGTGGTTTTCTTGCGTCGTTATATCCTGCTAACAGGATATTCGGCACGGCCATCGCAAtatcttcatttttaaatttgctaGTTCCCGGTGCGCTGAAAGTAGACCCTATCATTGACATGGGTGTGCAAGTGATAAAAGGACTGGTCGag gGTGTTACGTATCCAGCATGTCATGGTATTTGGAAATATTGGGCACCGCCTCTAGAGAGATCACGTTTGGCCACATTAGCATTTTGTGGATCGTATGCTGCAATGGTGATAGGTATGCCGCTTTCTGGATATCTGAGTTCCTGGTTTGGTTGGACAGCGTCATTTTACTTCtacg GCCTGTGCGGTTTGATTTGGTACTGTATCTGGTTATGGTTGGCCTTCGAAAAGCCGTCAAAACACCCTTGTATCACGGCTCGCGAGTTACGTTACATCGAGGATTCACTCGGACAGGGGCAAGTGCAAGCACCCATGCCCACTCTGTCGAACACTCCTTGGCGCAAGTTTCTCACCTCGATGCCCGTATACGCCATCATTGTTGCCAATTTTTGTAGATCATGGAACTTTTATTTGCTGGTACTCTTTCAACCGCGTTTTATGCACGAGGCTTTTGGCATGCCGCTTGTCGAG ACCGGAGTTATTGGGTCGCTTCCGCATTTGTTGATGACTATGATTGTACCTTGTGGTGGGCTGCTAGCGGATCATCTTCGTAAACGTGGCATTATGACAACAACAAATGTCAGAAAGGTTTTTAACTGCGGTGGTTTCGGTATGGAAGCGCTTTTTTTCCTGGTGGTGGCCCATGCGACAACATCCAAAAACGGAACCGCGGCTACGGTCGCTCTCGCGATCGGCGTCGCGTGCAGCGGTTTTGCCATTTCTGGTTTCAATGTCAATCATTTGGACATTGCGCCAAGATACGCCAGTATCTTGATGGGCATGTCCAACGGGATTGGCACCATTGCTGGTTTATTGGTTCCTTTCTTCGTAGATAACATCACGGAGAAAAAG GATCCACAGAGCTGGCGGAACGTTTTCATCATAGCTGCATGTGTTCACATTTTTGGAGTGACGTTTTACGGTATTTTCTGCTCTGGCGAGTTACAACCCTGGGCTGATCCCACTTTGGAAGAACAAAAGAGCTGGAATCCCATGGACGAATTTGGCCAGACAAAACCGCCCCTTCCACCTCCACCAAAAACTATGCAATCCGAATTCATA AAACAACCGTCCAGAGATGGAAATATCACTGACAATTGGAATACTTACGAACAGTCACCGGCTGAAAATCTGTATGCACGACAGGACAATAAGGCGCCTGTAATAAATTATGGTTCGACAGAGGCCACCAACAATCCATTTCACTCGACGAATCCGTTCGCCAGTGATGTTAACACGTCTTTTGTGCAACCACCAGCAACAGACGACTACACGCATGACATCACATACAATCAGCAGTAG
- the LOC105838638 gene encoding LOW QUALITY PROTEIN: uncharacterized protein LOC105838638 (The sequence of the model RefSeq protein was modified relative to this genomic sequence to represent the inferred CDS: inserted 2 bases in 1 codon), with protein MTFSSGSILRMWVGEDRARGRTGTLSGRDHKRXGKTMEKGKSILWYSLGPRTALVTMATVAVDDNEKKENGCSENWCVAPLLSEDIRSTSSVKITLMHALIIMLYCILLLLIAVAARANIYLPLMKEDDLWTDNFLRELIDQVGNEFVSVSDSYMDYQDEKAKELPMELPADYDSMDTLNPNPSIRDQEYLQHSTLWSHQRYDNNKNNNKGYDRHRIQSNLKGFKDEKTESPLPAYCTPPNPCPVGYTSENNCLTNFENTAAFSRDYQSAQDCMCDTEHMLECTNDSGNSNSLSNMHISNSDLNQIVEQFQEENPFFQGEKLPIAAKKGIHVIE; from the exons ATGACCTTTAGTAGTGGCTCGATTTTACGAATGTGGGTTGGCGAGGATCGAGCTCGTGGGCGAACGGGCACGTTGTCGGGACGGGATCATAAACG GGGGAAAACGATGGAAAAAGGTAAATCAATACTCTGGTACTCACTGGGACCACGAACGGCGCTCGTCACGATGGCTACCGTGGCTGTCGACGACAACGAGAAGAAGGAAAACGGGTGCAGTGAAAACTGGTGTGTGGCACCTCTCCTCTCTGAGGACATCCGGTCCACGTC TTCAGTTAAAATTACACTC ATGCACGCATTGATTATTATGCTCTACTGCATTCTGCTCCTCTTGATTGCTGTTGCAGCGCGggcaaacatttatttgccCTTAATGAAG GAAGACGATTTATGGACCGACAACTTTTTGCGAGAATTGATCGATCAGGTGGGAAATGAATTCGTGAGTGTATCCGATTCGTATATGGATTATCAGGATGAAAAAGCAAAGGAATTGCCTATGGAATTGCCGGCCGATTATGATAGTATGGACACGCTGAACCCGAATCCGAGTATACGAGATCAAGAGTATTTGCAGCATAGTACACTTTGGAGTCACCAACGatacgataataataaaaataacaacaaGGGCTACGACAGACATAGGATCCAGTCTAATCTGAAAGGATTCAAAGACGAAAAGACGGAAAGTCCCTTGCCGGCTTACTGTACTCCTCCGAATCCTTGTCCGGTTGGATACACAA GTGAAAACAATTGTCTTACCAATTTTGAAAATACGGCGGCGTTTAGTCGCGACTATCAAAGCGCGCAAGATTGTATGTGCGACACGGAACATATGTTAGAATGTACAAACGATTCTGGAAATAGTAACAGTTTGTCAAACATGCACATTTCAAATTCCGACCTCAATCAAATTGTCGAACAGTTTCAG GAAGAAAATCCGTTCTTTCAAGGAGAAAAATTGCCTATAGCTGCAAAAAAAGGCATACATGTGATCGAGTAA
- the LOC105838629 gene encoding uncharacterized protein LOC105838629, with translation MFTLFFSFSFFLLLINFIMTEDQMYTSFRNEQTSTNLCASQDIIFDLEKYGLYLDKIRAFFVPSLEYRVHSLLEEFMYSTNSRWAKQFPYFKKFINAIVTWKDPLNGAIKYDIDTVEEMMKNIIKRMIKDDLITCFLDSVILHHRLTKVCHKLDAMNIEDNILKSLNTWIFVNKRDYLLNQNCFMNFNTTMDCKMNLNTIFCNAEESIKYKKADKLLAKNIYDRNIEHTRSIMSEYQECQGILDLNRNFIQQREDNSNHYSTYVITGSQNSSTNKINRPFNKKSCNTESKKIRNSLKMKIIVHTVYLKDNEYSTFSNSTVTCLSLPCKPSNLINRIFEADPSLTESCLIVMKKKFEDSMYNVCSCLNDSLEKLNVKLQKISIALCLNCEIYPGYISFKLKTSNIKKCLFVARVPICQNVHKYTIQQDFSILSSSSNSGAESKNFEQYKDVNSNFNDTLGHIDEESKEINPYCSRSHRSFKKDISIDMSQNKTENVNKKRITCMTELTENVSSCVPNLTIFSCKDIVEKIACLDNSEERNKESCKVLNSREFNNDDNVENCREKILELNNSVTMNDTELVNANCMCLSCENFIKTNNKIEDIFSNKDLDNFSHITGINECDWTYSSNKKLNLQNGVFNINTCSITSFVQNSEYDKQLIELNCNRFSNNNINAIDKRFSTQENKSSLNLAKVETECNSYCSCRCDNIIDITLFNDISKDNIVCAFETPQDNFNALKVQNTDYSKTQMSSRNNNLLTISVQMPKSKTLSKGIIKRNVNACPRTARLTFNDNKNISTVVKESNRYNELTNFSTHASIVSRKGNKILPVKEAIFNGTQDFITPSGRFFASKEKFRSNKDSRSSDILTREYLRAENYSTYVATNASLHRRSFTTTKFASDRRDEFQKFNKSKTLSKLREHGCVRSQNGIHNSTTIKNKTMFDRYSSDYPTETQSQTRLTIKKFRNSVDKIKRLIRAKLGRILFNSKTDNNNEMIKTFWRSKEFFNDRRKKSKNLQKRQSHGITSYSTCNCYRRSYTTFSRESSNVILTICKTKKKRKNKEKIKFCDHRLANDNKALLSFHSIKAPLWSYDFSTSTTKDIEKHKLNRNNRLQYNRQKKIGNVINCGRNSHQWNLKNSSISITISSQSTELSEDNKCICKQMHNQNQHENKHEKQECAQYRNKNKYQDILIECSIVNSNKSSKTSLSHTRDAKNGYKQFYDIPNLRNVKKFASSKKKNRQVFKKDMFDRFDDSLRERLHIFTILTDACNDYIDDLDLDFKLKLLRYINLCKSIKHLLMKTLRPDGIYEISTTSVSDSDL, from the exons atgtttactctgtttttttctttctctttttttcttcttttaattaattttatcatgacAGAGGATCAAATGTACACGTCATTTAGGAATGAACAAACAtcg ACAAATCTATGTGCAAGTCAAGACATAATATTCGATTTAGAGAAATATGGCCTCTATCTCGACAAGATTCGAGCATTCTTTGTCCCTAGTCTGGAATATAGAGTCCATTCTTTGTTGGAAGAATTCATGTATAGTACAAATTCTCGATGGGCCAAGCAATTTCCATATTTCAAGAAATTCATCAACGCAATAGTTACGTGGAAGGATCCTTTGAACGGAGCAATTAAATACGATATCGATACGGTGGAagaaatgatgaaaaatatcaTCAAACGCATGATAAAGGATGATCTAATTACTTGCTTTCTGGATTCTGTCATTTTGCATCACAGGCTAACTAAAGTTTGCCATAAACTGGACGCAATGAACATTGaagacaatattttaaagagcTTGAACACGTGGATTTTTGTCAATAAACGAGACTATTTGTTAAATCAAAATTGCTTCAT GAATTTCAATACTACAATGGATTGTAAGATGAATTTGAACACGATATTCTGCAATGCAGaagaatcaattaaatataaaaaagctgACAAACTGTtagcaaaaaacatttatgacAGAAATATCGAACATACGCGATCAATAATGTCGGAATATCAAGAATGTCAAGGAATTCTTGACttgaatagaaattttattcaacaaaGAGAAGATAATTCGAATCATTATTCTACCTATGTTATAACTGGATCACAAAATAGTagtactaataaaataaacagaccttttaataagaaatcttGCAATACCGAATCAAAGAAGATAAGGAACAGcttgaaaatgaaaataattgttcatACGGTGTATCTGAAAGATAATGAATATTCGACATTCTCGAACTCTACTGTCACTTGCTTATCTTTGCCTTGCAAACCgagcaatttaattaatcgaatTTTTGAAGCTGATCCATCTTTAACCGAATCTTGCTTGATAGTGATGAAGAAAAAATTCGAGGACAGCATGTACAATGTTTGCTCGTGTCTAAATGATAGTCTTGAAAAGTTAAATGTCAAGCTGCAAAAAATCTCCATTGCATTATGTCTCAATTGCGAAATATATCCTGGATATATTAGTTTCAAGTTAAAAACcagcaatataaaaaaatgcctTTTCGTTGCAAGAGTACCAATTTGTCAGAATGTTCATAAATATACGATTCAACAAGATTTCTCTATTTTGTCTTCTAGCTCAAATTCGGGTGCtgaatcaaaaaattttgaacaatataAAGACGTTAATTCGAATTTTAATGATACACTTGGGCATATTGATGAAGAAAGTAAAGAGATCAACCCATACTGTTCACGATCCCATCGAAGCTTCAAAAAAGACATCTCAATAGATATGTCGCAAAACAAAacagaaaatgttaataagaaaagaattacaTGCATGACTGAGCTCACTGAGAATGTTTCGAGTTGTGTTCCAAATCTCACAATCTTCTCTTGCAAAGATATTGTCGAAAAAATAGCATGCCTCGATAATTctgaagaaagaaataaagaatccTGTAAAGTTTTGAATTCAAGAGAATTCAATAATGATGACAATGTGGAAAACTGTAGAGAAAAAATTCTGGAGTTGAATAATTCAGTTACAATGAATGACACGGAATTAGTAAATGCAAATTGCATGTGTTTATCATGTGAAAACTTTATcaaaacaaacaataaaattgaagatatttttagtaataaagaTTTGGACAATTTCTCGCATATCACAGGCATCAATGAATGCGATTGGACTTACTCgtccaataaaaaattgaatttacaaaatggagtttttaatattaatacatgcAGTATTACATCATTCGTACAAAATTCCGAGTatgataaacaattaatagaattaaattgtaatcgTTTCTCAAACAACAATATCAATGCGATCGATAAACGCTTCAGTACGCAGGAAAATAAAAGCTCGTTAAATTTAGCGAAAGTAGAAACTGAATGTAACTCATATTGTTCCTGCCGTTGCGACAATATTATAGACATCACACTCTTTAATGATATTTCTAAGGACAATATTGTTTGTGCTTTTGAAACACCGCAggataattttaatgcattaaaaGTTCAAAATACGGACTATTCCAAAACGCAGATGTCATCTAGAAACAATAATTTGCTAACAATTTCGGTTCAAATGCCTAAATCAAAGACATTATCGAAAGGAATTATCAAAAGAAACGTGAATGCATGTCCTCGAACAGCTCGGTTGacttttaatgataataaaaatatatccacTGTCGTAAAAGAAAGCAATAGATACAATGAACTAACAAATTTTTCTACTCATGCTTCAATCGTTTccagaaaaggaaataaaattcttcctGTAAAGGAGGCAATTTTCAATGGAACGCAAGACTTTATTACACCATCGGGAAGATTTTTTGCgtcgaaagaaaaatttcgaTCTAATAAAGACTCAAGAAGTTCTGATATCTTAACAAGAGAATATCTACGTGCGGAAAATTATTCGACGTATGTGGCTACCAATGCATCGTTACACCGTCGTTCATTCACAACGACTAAATTTGCAAGTGACAGGCGAGATGAATTCCAAAAGTTTAACAAATCAAAAACACTGTCAAAACTTCGTGAACACGGATGCGTGAGATCACAAAACGGTATTCATAATTCGACAACAATCAAGAATAAAACAATGTTTGACAGATATTCAAGTGATTATCCTACAGAAACACAATCACAAACGAGActcacgataaaaaaattccgaAATTCCgttgacaaaataaaacgtTTGATTCGTGCAAAGCTAGGAAGGATATTGTTTAATAGTAAAACAGACAATAACAATGAAATGATCAAAACGTTTTGGAGaagtaaagaattttttaacgatagaaggaaaaagagcaaaaatttacaaaagagaCAA agTCACGGCATAACTTCATATTCGACTTGTAATTGCTACAGGCGAAGTTATACTACATTTTCTCGTGAATCTTCCAATGTGATTCtaacaatttgtaaaacaaagaaaaaaaggaaaaataaagagaagataaaattttgcgACCACAGATTGGCGAATGATAACAAGGCCTTGTTAAGCTTTCACTCGATCAAAGCTCCCCTCTGGTCTTATGATTTCTCAACTTCTACAACTAAAGATATAGAAAAGcacaaattaaatagaaataataggTTACAATACAAtcgacagaaaaaaattggaaatgtTATAAACTGCGGCAGAAACTCTCACcaatggaatttaaaaaattcaagcaTAAGTATAACAATTTCTTCACAATCAACTGAATTATCTGAAGATAATAAATGCATCTGTAAGCAAATGCATAATCAAAATCAACATGAAAATAAACATGAGAAACAGGAATGTGCACAATATAGgaacaaaaacaaatatcaaGATATACTGATTGAATGCTCTATTGTTAATAGCAATAAATCTTCAAAAACATCATTGTCACACACGAGAGACGCTAAAAAtggatataaacaattttatgatatacctaatttaagaaatgtaaagaaatttgCGTCTtcaaaaaagaagaatagaCAAGTATTTAAGAAAGATATGTTCGATCGTTTCGATGACAGTCTACGTGAAAGATTACATATCTTCACAATTTTAACCGATGCTTGCAATGATTACATAGATGATTTAGACTTAGATTTCAAATTGAAGTTGTTGCGATACATAAATCTTTGCAAAAGCATCAAACATTTATTGATGAAGACGTTACGACCGGACGGTATTTACGAAATTAGCACGACATCGGTGTCTGATAgcgatttataa
- the LOC105838630 gene encoding synaptosomal-associated protein 29, with the protein MAGHNYLSDPRNPFFSLEDDVDDETFLRNAPTRNLSAGRYHTLDNDIEQNRQQLLQRRKELEERTVQSSERSVSLLRDSEQIGVATAEELIRQKEQLQRTEKRLDDINSTLRFSQKHIQGIKSVFGSLKNYLSGKSLDAPIPSTKLSESSSSGSMTSPALSNTLEQVQNDMSNSYSSTMIRGGYNDNSLEDIKPTSDRVTRVLEQNLNEMSGSLARLKHLAIGLSEEIDSQNDLIDTITDKTEKADITLQQQNKDMLHLLKK; encoded by the exons ATGGCAGGTCATAATTATCTGAGCGATCCGAGGAATCCGTTTTTCTCGTTAGAGGACGACGTGGACGATGAGACATTTCTGAGGAACGCACCAACAAGAAACTTATCCGCGGGGCGTTATCACACCTTGGATAATGATATAGAGCAAAATCGTCAACAGTTGCTGCAACGTAGAAAGGAACTCGAGGAACGCACGGTACAATCCTCAGAAAGATCTGTTTCGCTTCTGAGAGACTCTGAGCAAATTGGTGTGGCTACAGCAGAG GAATTAATCAGGCAAAAAGAACAATTACAGAGGACAGAAAAAAGATTAGACGATATTAACAGTACATTAAGATTTAGTCAAAAACATATACAAGGCATAAAGAGTGTATTTGGtagtttgaaaaattatctCAGTGGCAAATCATTAGACGCTCCAATACCATCCACAAAATTGTCAGAATCTTCAAGTTCTGGATCTATGACATCACCTGCATTGTCCAATACATTAGAGCAAGTGCAAAATGACATGAGCAATTCCTATTCGTCGACAATGATAAGAGGAGGTTACAACGATAATAGTTTGGAAGATATTAAACCTACAAGTGACAGAGTAACCAGAGTTCTCGAACAGAATCTAAACGAAATGAGTGGATCATTGGCAAGGTTGAAACATCTAGCAATTGGTTTATCTGAAGAAATTGATTCACAAAACGATCTGATTGATACCATTACTGATAAGACAGAGAAAGCAGATATAACATTGCAGCAGCAAAATAAAGATATGTTACATCTATTGAAGAAATAA
- the LOC105838631 gene encoding TATA-box-binding protein, translating to MTQIAQENNELKRLLNNPAKNASEDGSMAPPLSTNVPKPSTSQNVNPQSTMVPLTPANSTKEVLEPCLQNVVSTVNLQTELKLMYINVRTRNSEYNPARFTGLIMRIQNPRATALIFRSGKLVCTGARSEEDSLLAAKKFARIIQKLGFTIKFTCFKIQNIVATCDLKFPIKLENLNANHPQFSSYEPELYPGLTYRMLAPKVVLLIFVNGKVVLTGAKNRTELQNALNNIYPILKSYRKQ from the exons ATGACACAAATTGCGCAGGAAAATAACGAATTGAAAAGACTACTCAATAATCCAGCTAAAAATGCGAGCGAGGATGGATCTATGGCTCCACCGTTGTCG accAACGTGCCGAAGCCAAGCACGTCGCAAAATGTTAATCCGCAATCAACAATGGTCCCGTTGACACCGGCTAATAGCACTAAAGAAGTTCTGGAGCCTTGTTTGCA AAATGTAGTCTCTACAGTTAACTTGCAAACAGAACTGAAGCTCATGTACATTAATGTAAGAACTAGGAACTCTGAATATAATCCAGCGAGATTTACTGGATTGATAATGAGAATACAGAATCCCAGAGCGACAGCACTGATCTTTCGATCTGGCAAATTAGTATGTACCGGTGCGAGAAGCGAGGAAGATTCACTTTTGGCAGCAAAAAAGTTTGCCAGGATAATTCAAAAACTTGGATTTACC ataaagtTTACCTGTTTTAAAATACAGAACATAGTTGCAACATGTGATTTGAAATTTCCAATTAAATTGGAAAATCTAAATGCCAATCATCCTCAGTTTTCTAGTTATGAGCCAGAGTTATATCCAGGCTTGACGTATAGAATGTTAGCACCTAaagttgtattattaatatttgtgaaTGGCAAAGTTGTGTTAACAG GAGCAAAAAATAGGACCGAATTGCaaaatgcattaaataatatatatccaATATTAAAGAGTTACAGAAAgcagtaa